Proteins encoded in a region of the Labeo rohita strain BAU-BD-2019 chromosome 22, IGBB_LRoh.1.0, whole genome shotgun sequence genome:
- the bap1 gene encoding ubiquitin carboxyl-terminal hydrolase BAP1 isoform X1, translated as MNKGWLELESDPGLFTLLVEDFGVKGVQVEEIYDLQSKCQSPVYGFIFLFKWIEERRSRRKVSTQVDETSVIDDEIVNDMFFAHQLIPNSCATHALLSVLLNCSGVELGTTLSRMKAFTKGFSPESKGYAIGNAPELAKAHNSHARPEPRHLPEKQNGISAVRTMEAFHFVSYVPIKDRLFELDGLKAYPIDHGPWGEEEEWTDKARRVIMVRIGLATAGEPYHDIRFNLMAVVPDRRIKYESRLEILKRNRQIILEGLQQVREKKVIRMTQQESGQDRKQQDSSSSEDTPPVVKKEEGQDTPVSLCAEQATPTETQEGAAALPSPAGKVRPMAKPATLPTGAAPPPAPLPVPSPNPNPIVQRLPAFLDNHNYAKSPMQEEEDLAAGVGRSRLPGPPQPPYSDDEDDDDDEEEECSTAGATSSRVRRKVGLRARTMGRSGVGAVAAMEGQLALSVLAEKLKKEVQRKDSIATTGSTALNVRTEGRTGGISITSACQPSPTPSNESTDTASEIGSAFNSPLRSPARSQAATRPSSPVVPHLSRVLFGEEEGLLRLDARHNRAVRDLGALVSSTALRLQEDGVLMALPPTETVEGVKKTGGVEKKEKEETTGPGGQEEVKEGPSVEMKQEDVKESADVKPNKENLPSTNAETSTKPHGEKYTPKELLALLKYVEADIANYEVCLKEEVEKRKKYKIDDQRRTHNYDEFICTFISMLAQEGMLASLVEQNISVRRRQGVSIGRLHKQRKPDRRKRSRPYKAKRQ; from the exons atgaacaaaggttgGCTGGAGTTAGAAAGTGACCCGG GGTTGTTTACACTCCTGGTGGAGGACTTTG GTGTGAAGGGTGTTCAGGTGGAGGAGATCTATGATCTTCAGAGCAAATGTCAAAG tCCTGTATATGGCTTCATCTTCCTCTTCAAATGGATCGAGGAGCGAAGATCTCGGCGTAAGGTCTCCACGCAGGTGGACGAAACCTCCGTTATCGATGACGAGATTGTTAACGACAtgttttttgctcaccaa TTGATACCGAACTCCTGTGCCACTCACGCTCTTCTGAGTGTGCTTCTGAACTGCAGCGGGGTAGAGCTGGGAACGACTCTGAGCCGTATGAAGGCTTTCACCAAGGGCTTCAGTCCTGAG AGTAAAGGTTACGCCATTGGAAACGCTCCTGAGCTGGCAAAAGCCCACAACAGCCATGCCAG ACCTGAGCCGCGGCACCTGCCGGAGAAACAGAACGGCATCAGCGCCGTGCGGACGATGGAGGCGTTTCACTTCGTCAGTTACGTGCCAATCAAAGACCGGCTGTTTGAGCTCGACGGGCTAAAGGCATATCCTATTGACCACG GGCCGTGGGGCGAGGAAGAAGAGTGGACTGATAAAGCTAGACGGGTCATAATGGTGCGAATAGGACTGGCCACTGCTGG AGAGCCCTACCATGACATCCGGTTCAATCTCATGGCAGTGGTTCCGGATCGCAGGATAAAATACGAGTCCAGGCTGGAGATCCTGAAACGGAACAGGCAGATCATTCTGGAAGGGCTCCAGCAGGTTAGGGAGAAGAAA GTCATTCGGATGACCCAACAAGAATCAGGCCAGGATCGAAAGCAACAAGACTCCTCCTCTTCAGAAGACACGCCTCCTGTTGTTAAAAAGGAGGAGGGGCAAGACACACCCGTATCTTTGTGTGCAGAGCAGGCCACGCCCACAG AAACTCAGGAAGGTGCCGCCGCTCTCCCAAGTCCCGCTGGAAAAGTCAGACCCATGGCTAAACCTGCCACCTTGCCAACAGGGGCTGCTCCACCACCAGCCCCTCTACCTGTTCCCAGCCCGAACCCCAATCCCATCGTCCAGCGTCTGCCAGCCTTCCTGGACAACCACAACTACGCCAAGTCCCCCATGCAG GAAGAGGAGGATCTTGCTGCGGGTGTGGGTCGCTCACGCCTACCTGGCCCACCTCAGCCCCCTTATTCTGATGACGAGGATGACGATGATGACGAAGAGGAGGAGTGCAGCACTGCAGGTGCCACAAGCAg CAGGGTCCGAAGAAAGGTTGGTCTACGTGCACGCACCATGGGCCGCAGTGGAGTGGGTGCGGTTGCGGCAATGGAGGGTCAGCTAGCACTCAGCGTTTTAGCCGAGAAACTCAAAAAGGAAGTCCAAAGGAAGGACTCCATTGCAACAACTGGTTCCACAGCTCTGAATGTACGTACCGAGGGTCGCACGGGTGGGATCAGCATCACCTCGGCCTGCCAGCCGTCGCCCACGCCCAGTAACGAAAGCACGGATACGGCCTCAGAAATCGGCAGTGCGTTCAACTCGCCGCTGCGCTCGCCCGCGAGATCGCAAGCAGCTACGCGTCCCTCTAGCCCCGTGGTGCCCCACTTGAGTCGTGTGCTGTTTGGAGAAGAGGAGGGGCTGCTCAGGTTGGACGCCCGACACAATCGAGCCGTCCGGGACTTGGGGGCGCTGGTGAGCTCCACGGCGCTGCGACTGCAAGAGGATGGCGTCTTAATGGCCTTGCCACCTACAG AAACAGTGGAAGGGGTAAAGAAAACAGGCGGTGtggagaagaaagaaaaagaagagacGACTGGTCCAGGAGGACAGGAGGAAGTGAAGGAAGGACCATCGGTGGAGATGAAACAGGAGGACGTCAAAGAGTCAGCAGATGTCAAACCGAACAAGGAGAACCTGCCGTCCACCAATGCTGAAACCAGCACCAAACCTCATGGAGAAAAATACACTCCTAAA GAGTTGCTGGCTTTGCTGAAGTACGTGGAAGCGGACATTGCCAACTATGAAGTGTGTTTGAAAGAAGAAGTGGAGAAAAGGAAAAAGTATAAG ATCGATGACCAAAGGAGGACTCATAACTATGATGAATTCATCTGCACCTTCATATCAATGCTGGCACAAGAAG GTATGTTGGCCAGTCTGGTGGAGCAGAACATCTCTGTGCGTCGCAGACAAGGCGTGAGCATTGGCCGTCTCCACAAGCAACGCAAACCTGACCGGCGGAAACGCTCACGACCATACAAAGCCAAGCGCCAGTAA
- the bap1 gene encoding ubiquitin carboxyl-terminal hydrolase BAP1 isoform X3, which yields MNKGWLELESDPGLFTLLVEDFGVKGVQVEEIYDLQSKCQSPVYGFIFLFKWIEERRSRRKVSTQVDETSVIDDEIVNDMFFAHQLIPNSCATHALLSVLLNCSGVELGTTLSRMKAFTKGFSPESKGYAIGNAPELAKAHNSHARPEPRHLPEKQNGISAVRTMEAFHFVSYVPIKDRLFELDGLKAYPIDHGPWGEEEEWTDKARRVIMVRIGLATAGEPYHDIRFNLMAVVPDRRIKYESRLEILKRNRQIILEGLQQVREKKVIRMTQQESGQDRKQQDSSSSEDTPPVVKKEEGQDTPVSLCAEQATPTETQEGAAALPSPAGKVRPMAKPATLPTGAAPPPAPLPVPSPNPNPIVQRLPAFLDNHNYAKSPMQEEEDLAAGVGRSRLPGPPQPPYSDDEDDDDDEEEECSTAGATSSRVRRKVGLRARTMGRSGVGAVAAMEGQLALSVLAEKLKKEVQRKDSIATTGSTALNVRTEGRTGGISITSACQPSPTPSNESTDTASEIGSAFNSPLRSPARSQAATRPSSPVVPHLSRVLFGEEEGLLRLDARHNRAVRDLGALVSSTALRLQEDGVLMALPPTVEGVKKTGGVEKKEKEETTGPGGQEEVKEGPSVEMKQEDVKESADVKPNKENLPSTNAETSTKPHGEKYTPKELLALLKYVEADIANYEVCLKEEVEKRKKYKIDDQRRTHNYDEFICTFISMLAQEGMLASLVEQNISVRRRQGVSIGRLHKQRKPDRRKRSRPYKAKRQ from the exons atgaacaaaggttgGCTGGAGTTAGAAAGTGACCCGG GGTTGTTTACACTCCTGGTGGAGGACTTTG GTGTGAAGGGTGTTCAGGTGGAGGAGATCTATGATCTTCAGAGCAAATGTCAAAG tCCTGTATATGGCTTCATCTTCCTCTTCAAATGGATCGAGGAGCGAAGATCTCGGCGTAAGGTCTCCACGCAGGTGGACGAAACCTCCGTTATCGATGACGAGATTGTTAACGACAtgttttttgctcaccaa TTGATACCGAACTCCTGTGCCACTCACGCTCTTCTGAGTGTGCTTCTGAACTGCAGCGGGGTAGAGCTGGGAACGACTCTGAGCCGTATGAAGGCTTTCACCAAGGGCTTCAGTCCTGAG AGTAAAGGTTACGCCATTGGAAACGCTCCTGAGCTGGCAAAAGCCCACAACAGCCATGCCAG ACCTGAGCCGCGGCACCTGCCGGAGAAACAGAACGGCATCAGCGCCGTGCGGACGATGGAGGCGTTTCACTTCGTCAGTTACGTGCCAATCAAAGACCGGCTGTTTGAGCTCGACGGGCTAAAGGCATATCCTATTGACCACG GGCCGTGGGGCGAGGAAGAAGAGTGGACTGATAAAGCTAGACGGGTCATAATGGTGCGAATAGGACTGGCCACTGCTGG AGAGCCCTACCATGACATCCGGTTCAATCTCATGGCAGTGGTTCCGGATCGCAGGATAAAATACGAGTCCAGGCTGGAGATCCTGAAACGGAACAGGCAGATCATTCTGGAAGGGCTCCAGCAGGTTAGGGAGAAGAAA GTCATTCGGATGACCCAACAAGAATCAGGCCAGGATCGAAAGCAACAAGACTCCTCCTCTTCAGAAGACACGCCTCCTGTTGTTAAAAAGGAGGAGGGGCAAGACACACCCGTATCTTTGTGTGCAGAGCAGGCCACGCCCACAG AAACTCAGGAAGGTGCCGCCGCTCTCCCAAGTCCCGCTGGAAAAGTCAGACCCATGGCTAAACCTGCCACCTTGCCAACAGGGGCTGCTCCACCACCAGCCCCTCTACCTGTTCCCAGCCCGAACCCCAATCCCATCGTCCAGCGTCTGCCAGCCTTCCTGGACAACCACAACTACGCCAAGTCCCCCATGCAG GAAGAGGAGGATCTTGCTGCGGGTGTGGGTCGCTCACGCCTACCTGGCCCACCTCAGCCCCCTTATTCTGATGACGAGGATGACGATGATGACGAAGAGGAGGAGTGCAGCACTGCAGGTGCCACAAGCAg CAGGGTCCGAAGAAAGGTTGGTCTACGTGCACGCACCATGGGCCGCAGTGGAGTGGGTGCGGTTGCGGCAATGGAGGGTCAGCTAGCACTCAGCGTTTTAGCCGAGAAACTCAAAAAGGAAGTCCAAAGGAAGGACTCCATTGCAACAACTGGTTCCACAGCTCTGAATGTACGTACCGAGGGTCGCACGGGTGGGATCAGCATCACCTCGGCCTGCCAGCCGTCGCCCACGCCCAGTAACGAAAGCACGGATACGGCCTCAGAAATCGGCAGTGCGTTCAACTCGCCGCTGCGCTCGCCCGCGAGATCGCAAGCAGCTACGCGTCCCTCTAGCCCCGTGGTGCCCCACTTGAGTCGTGTGCTGTTTGGAGAAGAGGAGGGGCTGCTCAGGTTGGACGCCCGACACAATCGAGCCGTCCGGGACTTGGGGGCGCTGGTGAGCTCCACGGCGCTGCGACTGCAAGAGGATGGCGTCTTAATGGCCTTGCCACCTACAG TGGAAGGGGTAAAGAAAACAGGCGGTGtggagaagaaagaaaaagaagagacGACTGGTCCAGGAGGACAGGAGGAAGTGAAGGAAGGACCATCGGTGGAGATGAAACAGGAGGACGTCAAAGAGTCAGCAGATGTCAAACCGAACAAGGAGAACCTGCCGTCCACCAATGCTGAAACCAGCACCAAACCTCATGGAGAAAAATACACTCCTAAA GAGTTGCTGGCTTTGCTGAAGTACGTGGAAGCGGACATTGCCAACTATGAAGTGTGTTTGAAAGAAGAAGTGGAGAAAAGGAAAAAGTATAAG ATCGATGACCAAAGGAGGACTCATAACTATGATGAATTCATCTGCACCTTCATATCAATGCTGGCACAAGAAG GTATGTTGGCCAGTCTGGTGGAGCAGAACATCTCTGTGCGTCGCAGACAAGGCGTGAGCATTGGCCGTCTCCACAAGCAACGCAAACCTGACCGGCGGAAACGCTCACGACCATACAAAGCCAAGCGCCAGTAA
- the bap1 gene encoding ubiquitin carboxyl-terminal hydrolase BAP1 isoform X2, protein MNKGWLELESDPGLFTLLVEDFGVKGVQVEEIYDLQSKCQSPVYGFIFLFKWIEERRSRRKVSTQVDETSVIDDEIVNDMFFAHQLIPNSCATHALLSVLLNCSGVELGTTLSRMKAFTKGFSPESKGYAIGNAPELAKAHNSHARPEPRHLPEKQNGISAVRTMEAFHFVSYVPIKDRLFELDGLKAYPIDHGPWGEEEEWTDKARRVIMVRIGLATAGEPYHDIRFNLMAVVPDRRIKYESRLEILKRNRQIILEGLQQVREKKVIRMTQQESGQDRKQQDSSSSEDTPPVVKKEEGQDTPVSLCAEQATPTETQEGAAALPSPAGKVRPMAKPATLPTGAAPPPAPLPVPSPNPNPIVQRLPAFLDNHNYAKSPMQEEEDLAAGVGRSRLPGPPQPPYSDDEDDDDDEEEECSTAGATSRVRRKVGLRARTMGRSGVGAVAAMEGQLALSVLAEKLKKEVQRKDSIATTGSTALNVRTEGRTGGISITSACQPSPTPSNESTDTASEIGSAFNSPLRSPARSQAATRPSSPVVPHLSRVLFGEEEGLLRLDARHNRAVRDLGALVSSTALRLQEDGVLMALPPTETVEGVKKTGGVEKKEKEETTGPGGQEEVKEGPSVEMKQEDVKESADVKPNKENLPSTNAETSTKPHGEKYTPKELLALLKYVEADIANYEVCLKEEVEKRKKYKIDDQRRTHNYDEFICTFISMLAQEGMLASLVEQNISVRRRQGVSIGRLHKQRKPDRRKRSRPYKAKRQ, encoded by the exons atgaacaaaggttgGCTGGAGTTAGAAAGTGACCCGG GGTTGTTTACACTCCTGGTGGAGGACTTTG GTGTGAAGGGTGTTCAGGTGGAGGAGATCTATGATCTTCAGAGCAAATGTCAAAG tCCTGTATATGGCTTCATCTTCCTCTTCAAATGGATCGAGGAGCGAAGATCTCGGCGTAAGGTCTCCACGCAGGTGGACGAAACCTCCGTTATCGATGACGAGATTGTTAACGACAtgttttttgctcaccaa TTGATACCGAACTCCTGTGCCACTCACGCTCTTCTGAGTGTGCTTCTGAACTGCAGCGGGGTAGAGCTGGGAACGACTCTGAGCCGTATGAAGGCTTTCACCAAGGGCTTCAGTCCTGAG AGTAAAGGTTACGCCATTGGAAACGCTCCTGAGCTGGCAAAAGCCCACAACAGCCATGCCAG ACCTGAGCCGCGGCACCTGCCGGAGAAACAGAACGGCATCAGCGCCGTGCGGACGATGGAGGCGTTTCACTTCGTCAGTTACGTGCCAATCAAAGACCGGCTGTTTGAGCTCGACGGGCTAAAGGCATATCCTATTGACCACG GGCCGTGGGGCGAGGAAGAAGAGTGGACTGATAAAGCTAGACGGGTCATAATGGTGCGAATAGGACTGGCCACTGCTGG AGAGCCCTACCATGACATCCGGTTCAATCTCATGGCAGTGGTTCCGGATCGCAGGATAAAATACGAGTCCAGGCTGGAGATCCTGAAACGGAACAGGCAGATCATTCTGGAAGGGCTCCAGCAGGTTAGGGAGAAGAAA GTCATTCGGATGACCCAACAAGAATCAGGCCAGGATCGAAAGCAACAAGACTCCTCCTCTTCAGAAGACACGCCTCCTGTTGTTAAAAAGGAGGAGGGGCAAGACACACCCGTATCTTTGTGTGCAGAGCAGGCCACGCCCACAG AAACTCAGGAAGGTGCCGCCGCTCTCCCAAGTCCCGCTGGAAAAGTCAGACCCATGGCTAAACCTGCCACCTTGCCAACAGGGGCTGCTCCACCACCAGCCCCTCTACCTGTTCCCAGCCCGAACCCCAATCCCATCGTCCAGCGTCTGCCAGCCTTCCTGGACAACCACAACTACGCCAAGTCCCCCATGCAG GAAGAGGAGGATCTTGCTGCGGGTGTGGGTCGCTCACGCCTACCTGGCCCACCTCAGCCCCCTTATTCTGATGACGAGGATGACGATGATGACGAAGAGGAGGAGTGCAGCACTGCAGGTGCCACAAGCAg GGTCCGAAGAAAGGTTGGTCTACGTGCACGCACCATGGGCCGCAGTGGAGTGGGTGCGGTTGCGGCAATGGAGGGTCAGCTAGCACTCAGCGTTTTAGCCGAGAAACTCAAAAAGGAAGTCCAAAGGAAGGACTCCATTGCAACAACTGGTTCCACAGCTCTGAATGTACGTACCGAGGGTCGCACGGGTGGGATCAGCATCACCTCGGCCTGCCAGCCGTCGCCCACGCCCAGTAACGAAAGCACGGATACGGCCTCAGAAATCGGCAGTGCGTTCAACTCGCCGCTGCGCTCGCCCGCGAGATCGCAAGCAGCTACGCGTCCCTCTAGCCCCGTGGTGCCCCACTTGAGTCGTGTGCTGTTTGGAGAAGAGGAGGGGCTGCTCAGGTTGGACGCCCGACACAATCGAGCCGTCCGGGACTTGGGGGCGCTGGTGAGCTCCACGGCGCTGCGACTGCAAGAGGATGGCGTCTTAATGGCCTTGCCACCTACAG AAACAGTGGAAGGGGTAAAGAAAACAGGCGGTGtggagaagaaagaaaaagaagagacGACTGGTCCAGGAGGACAGGAGGAAGTGAAGGAAGGACCATCGGTGGAGATGAAACAGGAGGACGTCAAAGAGTCAGCAGATGTCAAACCGAACAAGGAGAACCTGCCGTCCACCAATGCTGAAACCAGCACCAAACCTCATGGAGAAAAATACACTCCTAAA GAGTTGCTGGCTTTGCTGAAGTACGTGGAAGCGGACATTGCCAACTATGAAGTGTGTTTGAAAGAAGAAGTGGAGAAAAGGAAAAAGTATAAG ATCGATGACCAAAGGAGGACTCATAACTATGATGAATTCATCTGCACCTTCATATCAATGCTGGCACAAGAAG GTATGTTGGCCAGTCTGGTGGAGCAGAACATCTCTGTGCGTCGCAGACAAGGCGTGAGCATTGGCCGTCTCCACAAGCAACGCAAACCTGACCGGCGGAAACGCTCACGACCATACAAAGCCAAGCGCCAGTAA